In Colletes latitarsis isolate SP2378_abdomen chromosome 12, iyColLati1, whole genome shotgun sequence, the sequence GGTGTGCTTCTCTTACCGTCGTTCCGGCAGACGCGATAGCCACGAGACCGGTCGACCCTCGAGACGAGCAACTtcaatacaaaatatatttaccCATTTGTGACAGATTTTCCGTACGAGACGCACCACATTAACGACCGTCCCCCACCTATTATCACATACAGACATTACCACACTTCGATTTTTCAAGATGGCGACGCGCCGTCGTCGGCCCGAAACACGATGCGGACGAACCGTAAAGCCGCGGCGCCACCGTCGCGGCCAATCGTCGACACTCTGGCCGCGAGCGACGCGTTTACGCGCGAAATTTGAAACCGTTCTCGGACGTTTCGATAAGGGTGACGTCTAGGAAAGAATCTTCTCGATAGTTTTCTAAGAATATTATTTGACGCACACTTCGATACAGCTTTGTAAAGCACATTCTAAAATTTCAGGTTAAAGTACAGGACGAGATACCTCTGACGACGGACGTTCAATCGAtagcaaaatatttttgtaagagTTCCTCGTATATGTCCTTGTCGGATTTAAGAAACAGACAAAAGATAACTCTATCCACCTGCAAGTTTAAGAAATTCGTCAGTTGTCCTGTCGCCTTTCTCCGTGAACTGTACAACTATCAAACAAAATCTTACTGCGTCTTTGTTGTCGAGTAGAAACTTCTTAACAGTCGATATAGCTACTTTGGCTGCTGGTCTTTGCGGATATCCATAAATCCCAGTCGAGATGCAAGGAAAAGCTATTGTGCGTAAATCATTCTCTTTGGCAATCCTGAGACTATTTTTGTAACAATCCCTCAACTTTTCTGGCTTTTCCCCTTGCGGACCAACCGTATggataacatctaaaatattacatCTATGAAAGCGCTATCCCAACCACGTTACTGCGCATACTAACGCTTTGCAGGTAACATATAACCCCCGGTTATTCTAACTTCTCCGACAGGACATCCACCCAACGCTGCGCACTCTTTCTTTAAAGTTCGCCCCGCAGCTCTGTGAATAGCTCCGTCAACTAGCAAAGATTTTTATTTACCCTTTAGCAAAGTTACCTACTCTGTTTCTATCGAACGTGTCTTATATACCTCCGCCACCACCGAGCAGACTCGAATTTGCAGCATTCACTATAGCGTCTATCCCTAGAGACGTGATATCGCCTTGCCACATAGAAACTTTGTTAGCCAGTTCCTCGTCGACTGGTTCGACCTTCTCGAGAGTCAGGCCGATATTGGACTTATTCTTACGCCAGTACTCCGGCCACGTTGGAATTTTATCTAACGTGTGAATGCTTCCTTTATAGTATTTCTTTTTCTCTGCTAATCGCATGGTCATGAATTTTTCTATGGACAATGACAATAAGCAATTTCTGCGCTGCCCTTTTCATAATAGTACAACGAGACTGGACGAACAACGAGATACGAACATATGGAACGTTCAAAGTTGTCGACGTTTACGtaactaaaaaaatataaacaaagtaATCGGTTAGCCTTACGTTTTTCAGCCTCGATCGACATTCTTGCCTCGGGAGCGAAGACTGTGGCAAAATTCATAACAAACAAAGGACTCTGAACGATTTGATATTGTACGGCGGCGACTGGTAAACGGTCGGCGAGCACCGCCTGGAAATCAGAAACAATTCTCTTCTCACTACGCAGTTCACTCGGCTCTCGGTATCCTTCCTGCCCTTACTCTGAGAGCGAACATAATCTTCCACTTGAAAGGGACGTTAACGTTTGACAATCGCGGATTTTCGATTTTTCGTACGAGGAATTCGATCGATTTGCGAATTTTCACGGTCTCGCGACGGACTCGGGATTATTCACGGTAAACATTCGAGGAAAACTGCGTCGATTTAGTCCTATCTGTCGGCCACGATCGTGACCGGCGAAAACGCACCTCTTTGTTGATGGAGCAACGAGGAACGCGTGCAGACATCTGACGAGAAATCCTCCGAACGATCGGATTCT encodes:
- the LOC143348787 gene encoding macro domain-containing protein CT2219; the protein is MNFATVFAPEARMSIEAEKQKFMTMRLAEKKKYYKGSIHTLDKIPTWPEYWRKNKSNIGLTLEKVEPVDEELANKVSMWQGDITSLGIDAIVNAANSSLLGGGGVDGAIHRAAGRTLKKECAALGGCPVGEVRITGGYMLPAKHVIHTVGPQGEKPEKLRDCYKNSLRIAKENDLRTIAFPCISTGIYGYPQRPAAKVAISTVKKFLLDNKDAVDRVIFCLFLKSDKDIYEELLQKYFAID